A region of the Culex quinquefasciatus strain JHB chromosome 1, VPISU_Cqui_1.0_pri_paternal, whole genome shotgun sequence genome:
attcgtaaagctgtttcccTTTCaaccctttccttccgatctgtaACCGTACGGTGGTTGAGGTACATATTGATGCGTTCACATTCTGAGAATGAAGCAGGTCACTAGGTGTAAACATCAAGTGGAGTATTTGCTCCGGATCGAGGGAAATGTTATGCTCCAGGTTATGCTCGCACTCAAAAGGCGTCGGATCTACTTGAAAAGGTCTGCATTGGTTCGTCAGATGTCTTTATTTTTTCGCAACACAACAGCCAGTAGGTATTTTCTTTCAGGATCAAGCTCTGATGCAACTCGAGCCAAAATTAATACTTCTGTGCTTTCGCATTAATTTTAAAGAACGTGAATGCAGATTGCTCATAATTATTTTCGCAACAATCAATACCAAAGAAGAAATGCAtacatcaaatatttattattttacggCCGTTGAGTTACATTTTGCATACGCTACAGGACTTAAAAGCTGCCGATGTGCAAAGCTTTCAAGAGTTTTTGCCAAACTTCAGATGTGTGTGCTGCATACATCTCGGCGCATTCTACTAAATTATCTGCGTAAAAAACCATTGCGATCgattagttctgaaaatttgctTAGTCAATATTGGAGTTGCTTAAATCATGTGATAAAGCTAGTATTGAAACACAAATCAACTTAACTCATTCTATTTATTTCCAGCACAAACTAATCGTCTCTCTCTACAACGAATTGATAACCTTCCTCTTTCGCATCGACTCCACCCACTCGTCCAGCATCTCCTTGCCGCTCTTCTGCTCCCGGCCCGGATAGTAGTTCGCCGGCGGTGCCCCCTCCTCCAGCCGCACAAAGTAGTGGCAGTGCTTGTACTCGACCTCACCGAACCGCCCCGTCCGTGCCGCCGGAAACCTTTGAAGACGCGTCCCTTGCTGCAGAACGATTCCGCCACCCACAGGTTCGACCGGAACTCGACGTTGTTTCGCTTGACGGCCATTTCGACCGCTTCCAGAATGGCCTCCTTGATAGTGGCGGCGCCCTTCTTGTCCACAAACGACAGCTGCTTTAGCGCCTCATCGACGGACATTCCGCGCACGAAGCTGGCGATGTACCACATCTTCTTGGGACTGTACTTGATGTTGGTTTTCTGGTGGCATACGAAAGCTGGTCGGGGCGTTTCTTCCGGGGCCTGCGGCGGGTACACGATCTTGTTTAGCTGCAGCCATCGGGAAGGGCCGGTGTTGCGAGAGTTCCACTGCTTGGACAACGTGCTGCTCGTGTGGAAGTTGTTGCTGGTGGTAGTTGTCGTGCCCACCAAGGCCGGAACAAGATTGCTGCTGCTGAGCAGCGTTAGCCGGCGAAAGCTCTGCAGTAGAGCGGACATTTTGCGCTGGAATAACAGAGAAGTAGCAcgattttttagtgttttcaaaatgcaccgGATCGATTATGTATTCGCGAGGATTGTGGAATTTGACAGAAGATGTTTATTTTGGTAGTTTGACAGCTTTTGCGCAAGGGGTGATtcaacaaaaacgaaaaaaaaacatcgcatACACGCTGATTAGTTTTGAGGGTGGAAGAATTCGAGCAGTTTGGCTGATTGAAATCATCTTTGAGTACTCTTGATAATTTATTGGAGTCAAGGTTGGCGTATTTatcatttgcatttttttgtttatgcatttttttaaatcggtccTCGGTTAccagggccccggcgatggcctgatatgagctaccgaacaacattggcaatatggcgtcgtttgtttacaaacataagATTGATTGTGGACGaaccgaaaaatttacttttttgtaaaaaaaatctataattatTGTGCAATAACATAAGGTCTTACAAAACAaataacattttgttaaattctagACCAGAatttgctttattattatttttcaattttaaccacttttatcgcgattctgatcaaaatggagcacccgcagtcgagcagtttttgacagttcactccataagaaatacattgtagaaaaaagcaaaaactgctccaTTGCACAGCAAATCATCGTGCCTTTAGTGTATCTTTAGTTTCCACATCGATTCGCTGTAGATTCGTGTttaaatggagcacttccattcgagcagtttttgctttttttctacaatgtatttcttatggagcgaactgtcaaaaactgctcgccTGCGGGGGGGTGctccattttgaaatttaacataaatttaaataagttgcaaaattcccaacttcagccatgtgcaacaatttccacatcacccGTGCAGGAAtccgataatggggtaattcatgcgttccaaactgtcaaacttccaaaacgtcattgccaatcttcggttcgctgcttttgttcgtgtttgaagtttcgggccgagactctgTCGGTTacggagcatttccattcgagcagtttttgctttttttacaatgtattttttatggagcgaactgtcaaaaactgctcgactgcgggtgctccattctgAATcggaatggagcacccgcagtcgagtagtttttgacagttcgctccataagaaatattgcccgtattcccgaaaaagacacgcggcataccagcctcgaaacgacgcgccgcactttcggcaaatgcgcgctgtcaaatcccatactgcgcgttttgtttttgtttatcttcttcttcgaatcgcaTGCCATTGCtcgaaaagtgcagaaaatcgctggcaacaatgtttATGGCACATTATGAAATGCCGCGCGTcgtgtacctttgaaagaaaCGGACTATACATtacagaaaaaagcaaaaactgctcgaatggaagtgctccattcaaTGTGAATCGTTTATAAACGAATGGAGCATCAGCCGTCGAGcagcttttgcttttttctacaatagagatatctacgtgcgcatgtattgcgtgtacatacacgaaaaagattgagattaaattttgtccggccagcaaaatcaaatggtgcgctagtgtgtgtacgcgaaacgtcataaagctctatgtattccttatgggagaactgtcaatTCTACCACCCGAATCCGGTGCTCCATTGATAGAAATggtattttaatataaatttataCGACCATTTCATAAAATGCCCATGAGTTTGCATCATcagctggctttgtttacgttttaagCCACGTGGCGcaaagattttgacataagtgatctcgcttgcgcaggttttcgccaagaagaagtaaaggaaaacctgcttcactttttgTAACTATATTTTTCCAGTAGCAAGTTAGCActatactctcttcgggaaagttgtagaggacattccagagcaaCCGAATATGAAGCGTGAAACAGGGGTgactaatggtacgttcgtttgaacagccagtgtggcactgagtgccacactcgtcggtgccagttttggttcaaacgaacattctttttcagtgtgcatggaactcgcatgaaactgaaaaaatatcgagtgcggcactagagtttcagttccaagatggcggcgaaactcgtgcggaactagcgcgagtttcttcaaacaaacactttgacagctctgagtgcggcactcagtgcggaactagccctcaaacgaacgtaccataaagTATGGACCGCGGGCCAAATGTGGTCCGCGAGCTGATTTTTtgtggacccattttgaatgatcattcaaaatggcacTTTAGAccactttagattttttttcttgaaattaagGTTTAGTTAACATTTTTAGTTTAAGTTGATATGTTAATATTTAAAacgaatattttattgaaaaatccaACTTATTGAATCAATTTCACATGTATGAATGTGattgaaaacattgaatttcgtcaaaaacttcatcaaaaaattttagaaatgacTAAATTTGACTAACGTGAAAAACTGTAAAGACAGcaataatattaaaattccATATTAATTGATGAGTCA
Encoded here:
- the LOC6053737 gene encoding LOW QUALITY PROTEIN: 39S ribosomal protein L22, mitochondrial (The sequence of the model RefSeq protein was modified relative to this genomic sequence to represent the inferred CDS: inserted 1 base in 1 codon) — protein: MSALLQSFRRLTLLSSSNLVPALVGTTTTTSNNFHTSSTLSKQWNSRNTGPSRWLQLNKIVYPPQAPEETPRPAFVCHQKTNIKYSPKKMWYIASFVRGMSVDEALKQLSFVDKKGAATIKEAILEAVEMAVKRNNVEFRSNLWVAESFCSKGRVFKGFRRHGXGRFGEVEYKHCHYFVRLEEGAPPANYYPGREQKSGKEMLDEWVESMRKRKVINSL